A genomic segment from Centroberyx gerrardi isolate f3 chromosome 22, fCenGer3.hap1.cur.20231027, whole genome shotgun sequence encodes:
- the LOC139917378 gene encoding coagulation factor XIII A chain-like yields MSRLGSQSTYRGRYNEPVPTSNIMEDDADLPEFEPFDDDDVTLSEATPRGPAPGGGTLSVCVVDMCQPINKPNHQTVGYDIQNLVVRRGLEFLVRITFNRPLSGGDDFQLEFLIGANPSASKGSMVVVTFGSRQGGAWAGRVVENEGASVLVGVTPTPDAIVGKFRTYVAVVAARGMQRTRRDQSTDVYVLFNAWCPDAVFVPDEAARREYVLNDYGVIYQGEATAISQRSWMYGQFEKGILDACIYILDVSRMPIYNRGNIIQLVRKGSAMLNSQDDNGVLVGNWSDDFSMGTSPTLWTGSVNILLKYVNGGVPVCFAQCWVFAGVFNTFLRCLGIPARVITNFSSAHDNTGNLKTDLIFKPDGSPDKRHTRDSIWNYHCWNEVFMTRPDLPAGLGGWQVVDSTPQETSDGHFRCGPASVAAIKEGLLCHPFDAGFCFAEVNSDVVFLKRDRYGTLTPFRVDSTHVGQAVYTKAIGSDTPFNITQTYKHREGSAQDRQTMDRAEEYGCARDHSELPESQLSVIMNSDKANLGQDINLLVDFQNQGDTPRTVQAHLCGSVNFYTGVEANRFKDYSFSVTVPPSQSERVVVRITPQEYLPQLGSQLSLHFVVTGQALDQSVSAIKVVNLQTPPLHLMVSGRPQVQQEMFVTVSFTNPFNFVLENVHLALEGPGLMHYRTRHYNVISPQATISWQEAFMPRMQGPRRLIAALDCNNLRQVSGIADIMIDA; encoded by the exons ATGTCTCGTCTAGGCAGTCAGTCCACCTACAGGGGGCGCTACAATGAGCCG gtGCCGACCTCCAACATCATGGAGGATGATGCTGACCTCCCTGAGTTTGAAccttttgatgatgatgatgtcacgtTGTCAGAGGCCACGCCCAGAGGCCCTGCACCTGGGGGCGGTacgctgagtgtgtgtgt TGTTGACATGTGTCAGCCAATCAACAAGCCGAACCACCAGACCGTTGGGTATGACATCCAGAACCTGGTGGTGCGTCGCGGTCTGGAGTTCCTCGTCCGCATCACCTTCAACCGCCCGCTGAGCGGCGGCGACGACTTCCAGCTCGAGTTCCTGATTG gaGCCAACCCCTCGGCCAGTAAAGGCTCCATGGTGGTGGTGACGTTCGGGTCCCGTCAGGGGGGTGCGTGGGCGGGGCGTGTGGTGGAGAACGAGGGTGCGTCGGTGCTCGTGGGCGTCACCCCGACGCCCGACGCCATCGTGGGGAAGTTCCGCACCTACGTGGCGGTGGTCGCGGCGCGCGGCATGCAGCGCACCAGGAGGGACCAGAGCACCGACGTCTACGTCCTGTTCAACGCCTGGTGCCCG GACGCTGTGTTTGTTCCTGACGAGGCGGCGAGGAGAGAGTACGTCCTCAACGACTACGGTGTCATCTACCAGGGTGAAGCCACAGCCATTTCACAGCGCAGCTGGATGTATGGACag tttgaGAAAGGGATCCTGGATGCCTGTATTTACATCCTGGATGTGTCTCGGATGCCGATCTACAACCGAGGAAACATCATCCAGCTGGTCAGGAAGGGATCTGCCATG CTGAACTCCCAGGACGATAACGGCGTGCTGGTGGGGAACTGGAGCGATGACTTCTCCATGGGCACCTCCCCCACGCTGTGGACCGGCAGCGTGAATATCCTGCTGAAGTACGTCAACGGCGGCGTGCCGGTGTGCTTCGCCCAGTGCTGGGTGTTCGCCGGAGTCTTCAACACCT tcctgcgGTGTCTTGGGATCCCGGCGAGGGTGATCACCAACTTCAGCTCGGCTCATGACAACACAGGAAACCTGAAGACCGACCTGATCTTCAAACCCGACGGCAGTCCGGACAAACGCCACACCAGGGACTCCATCTG gaacTACCACTGCTGGAACGAGGTCTTCATGACGAGGCCTGACCTGCCGGCCGGTCTGGGAGGATGGCAGGTGGTGGACTCAACGCCGCAGGAGACCAGCGATg gaCATTTCCGCTGCGGCCCGGCTTCGGTCGCCGCCATCAAGGAGGGTCTGCTCTGTCACCCGTTCGACGCCGGCTTCTGCTTCGCCGAG GTGAACAGTGATGTGGTGTTTCTCAAGCGGGATCGCTACGGGACTCTGACTCCGTTCAGGGTGGACAGCACCCACGTTGGACAGGCGGTGTACACCAAGGCTATCGGCAGCGACACACCGTTCAACATCACACAAACCTACAAGCACCGTGAAg gcagTGCTCAGGACAGGCAGACTATGGACAGGGCGGAGGAGTATGGTTGTGCCAGAGATCACTCTGAGCTGCCAGAGTCCCAGCTGTCCGTCATCATGAACAGCGACAAG GCCAACCTGGGTCAGGACATCAACCTGTTGGTGGACTTCCAGAACCAGGGCGACACTCCCCGGACGGTCCAGGCCCATCTGTGCGGGTCGGTGAACTTCTACACCGGAGTCGAGGCAAACCGCTTCAAAGACTACAGCTTCTCCGTCACTGTGCCGCCATCCCAGT cggAGCGTGTGGTGGTGAGGATCACCCCTCAGGAGTATCTGCCTCAGCTCGGCTCTCAGCTCAGTCTGCACTTCGTGGTGACTGGACAGGCTCTCGACCAATCAGTGAGCGCCATCAAGGTGGTCAACCTGCAAACCCCGCCCCTCCACCTCATG gtgAGCGGCCGGCCCCAGGTGCAGCAGGAGATGTTTGTGACGGTTTCCTTCACCAACCCCTTCAACTTCGTCCTGGAGAACGTTCACCTGGCTTTGGAAGGACCTGGACTCATGCACTATAGGACCCGCCactacaa cgtcATCAGCCCCCAGGCCACCATCTCCTGGCAGGAGGCCTTCATGCCCAGGATGCAAGGACCCAGGCGCCTCATCGCCGCTCTGGACTGCAACAACCTGCGTCAG GTGTCGGGGATTGCTGACATCATGATTGATGCCTGA